The proteins below are encoded in one region of Pseudonocardia sp. DSM 110487:
- the aceF gene encoding dihydrolipoyllysine-residue acetyltransferase, which translates to MTAPTEVKVPDIGSFDDVPIIEVHVNPGDKVNAEDPLVTLESDKATMDVPAPASGSVAEVLVKVGDTVSEGSPILLLQPGDGAVTTPPSLVEQQEPPPAAARAPVAAPASPAAPPAAPGGAPPGMHAGPSVRRMARELGIDLAEVGATGPKGRITKQDLLAFMKGPAAAPAAAPAAAGTGIPEIPAQDFSKFGPVETKPLSRIKKVSGPFLHRSWLNVPHVTHHDEADITELDRYRKELDTAAKGEKDPYRVTLLAFLVKACVAALKKFPEFNSSLAPEKDSLILKGYYNIGIAVDTPDGLVVPVVKDADRKGIIELSREFGSISAKARDGKLAPGDMQGGTFTISSLGGIGGTGFTPIVNAPEVAILGVVRSAMKPVWNGTEFVPRNILPLAVSYDHRVIDGALAARFTRHLCHLLEDDRRLLL; encoded by the coding sequence ATGACAGCCCCGACCGAGGTCAAGGTGCCGGACATCGGCAGTTTCGACGACGTCCCCATCATCGAGGTACACGTCAATCCGGGCGACAAGGTCAACGCCGAAGATCCGCTGGTCACCCTGGAGTCGGACAAGGCCACCATGGACGTCCCCGCGCCCGCATCGGGGTCGGTGGCCGAGGTGCTGGTCAAGGTCGGCGACACAGTGAGCGAGGGCAGCCCGATCCTGCTCCTGCAGCCCGGGGACGGGGCGGTCACCACCCCACCGTCGCTGGTGGAGCAGCAGGAACCGCCGCCTGCGGCGGCTCGAGCACCGGTCGCGGCACCCGCGTCACCCGCAGCGCCGCCCGCGGCCCCGGGCGGCGCCCCGCCCGGCATGCACGCGGGGCCGAGCGTGCGGCGGATGGCCCGCGAGCTGGGCATCGACCTCGCCGAGGTCGGCGCCACCGGCCCGAAGGGCCGGATCACCAAGCAGGACCTGCTGGCGTTCATGAAGGGCCCGGCAGCGGCGCCGGCCGCGGCGCCCGCGGCCGCGGGGACGGGAATCCCGGAGATCCCCGCCCAAGACTTCTCGAAGTTCGGTCCGGTCGAGACGAAGCCCTTGAGCCGGATCAAGAAGGTCTCCGGGCCGTTCCTGCACCGGTCATGGCTGAACGTCCCGCACGTGACCCACCACGACGAGGCCGATATCACCGAGCTCGACCGCTACCGCAAGGAGCTCGACACCGCCGCGAAGGGCGAGAAGGACCCCTACCGCGTGACGTTGCTGGCGTTCCTGGTCAAGGCGTGCGTGGCCGCGCTGAAGAAGTTCCCGGAGTTCAACAGCTCGCTGGCGCCGGAGAAGGACAGCCTGATCCTCAAGGGCTACTACAACATCGGCATCGCGGTGGACACCCCGGACGGCCTGGTCGTCCCGGTCGTGAAGGACGCCGACCGCAAGGGGATCATCGAGCTGTCCCGCGAGTTCGGCTCGATCTCGGCCAAGGCCCGCGACGGCAAGCTCGCCCCCGGCGACATGCAGGGCGGCACGTTCACGATCTCCAGCCTCGGCGGCATCGGCGGCACCGGGTTCACCCCGATCGTCAACGCGCCGGAGGTCGCCATCCTCGGCGTGGTCCGGTCGGCCATGAAGCCGGTCTGGAACGGCACGGAGTTCGTGCCGCGCAACATCCTGCCGCTCGCGGTGTCCTACGACCACCGGGTGATCGACGGGGCGCTCGCCGCCCGGTTCACCCGGCACCTGTGCCATCTGCTGGAGGACGACCGGAGGCTGCTGCTGTGA
- the aceE gene encoding pyruvate dehydrogenase (acetyl-transferring), homodimeric type, producing MLGDLDPVETREWRDAFDSVLEFEGADRAGFLLEELIGEARRGGAPVPYSANTPYLNTIPPHKEPRHPGDREIEHRIRSLVRWNAVAIVLRANKESSELGGHIASFQSAATLYDTGFQHFWHAPSDGHGGDLVFVQGHSSPGIYARSFLEGRLSEEQLLRFRQEVGGGGLSSYPHPWLMPDYWQFPTVSMGLGPLMAIYQARFLKYLQNRGLAETANRHVWAFLGDGEMDEPESLGAISLAGRERLDNLIFVVNCNLQRLDGPVRGNGKIIQELEGIFRGAGWNVLKVIWGSSWDPLIAADKSGLLLKRMEECVDGEYQDFKSKNGAYVRQHFFGKYPELLDLVADMSDDQIWALTRGGHDPSKVYAAYHSAVHHTDQPTVILAKTVKGYGMGEAGEGQNITHQQKKMGEDVLRAFRDRFGIDVPDERIAEVPFVKLPEGSREQAYLQERRAALGGSLPARRRTSRPLPVPELSAFDAVLKPTGDREISTTMAFVRVLTTLLRDKAIGRHIVPIVPDESRTFGMEGMFRQFGIFSQVGQLYQPEDAKQLMFYKEDKSGQVLQEGINEAGAMSSWIAAATSYSVSDTPMIPFYVYYSMFGFQRVGDLAWAAGDSRARGFLVGGTAGRTTLNGEGLQHEDGHSHLLSATIPNCVSYDPTFGHEVAVIVQDGLRRMYAEQEDVFYYLTVMNENYPHPGMPEGREDEVREGILRGMYLFREGQAAKKGRKTAPRVQLLGSGTILREVIAAAELLEQDFGVAADVWSCPSFTELGRDGIAATRWNMLHPTEEPRRSFVEESLGGRPDGPVVAATDYMRAYAEQIRPDVQRRYTVLGTDGFGRSDYRRALRSHFEVDRHHVVLAALSSLAADGTVPASTAADAIAKYGIDPDKTEPARA from the coding sequence ATGCTCGGCGATCTGGATCCGGTGGAGACCCGCGAGTGGCGCGACGCGTTCGACTCGGTGCTGGAGTTCGAGGGAGCGGACCGCGCGGGGTTCCTGCTCGAGGAGCTGATCGGCGAGGCCCGTCGGGGCGGCGCGCCGGTCCCGTACTCGGCGAACACGCCCTACCTGAACACGATCCCGCCGCACAAGGAGCCGCGGCACCCGGGTGACCGCGAGATCGAGCACCGGATCCGCTCGCTCGTCCGATGGAACGCGGTGGCGATCGTGCTGCGGGCCAACAAGGAGTCCTCGGAGCTCGGCGGGCACATCGCGAGCTTCCAGTCGGCCGCCACCCTCTACGACACGGGGTTCCAGCACTTCTGGCACGCCCCGTCCGACGGGCACGGCGGCGACCTGGTGTTCGTACAGGGACACTCCTCCCCCGGCATCTATGCCCGCTCCTTCCTGGAAGGCCGGCTGTCCGAGGAGCAGCTGCTGCGCTTCCGGCAGGAGGTCGGCGGTGGCGGGTTGTCGTCGTACCCGCACCCGTGGCTGATGCCCGACTACTGGCAGTTCCCCACGGTGTCGATGGGGCTCGGCCCGCTGATGGCGATCTACCAGGCGCGGTTCCTCAAGTACCTGCAGAACCGCGGGCTGGCCGAGACCGCCAACCGGCACGTGTGGGCGTTCCTCGGCGACGGCGAGATGGACGAGCCGGAGTCGCTGGGCGCCATCTCGCTGGCCGGCCGGGAGCGGCTCGACAACCTGATCTTCGTCGTGAACTGCAACCTGCAGCGCCTCGACGGCCCGGTCCGCGGCAACGGGAAGATCATCCAGGAGCTGGAGGGCATTTTCCGCGGCGCCGGGTGGAACGTGCTGAAGGTGATCTGGGGCTCCAGCTGGGACCCGCTGATCGCGGCGGACAAGTCCGGGCTGCTGCTGAAGCGCATGGAGGAGTGCGTCGACGGCGAGTACCAGGACTTCAAGTCCAAGAACGGCGCCTACGTCCGCCAGCACTTCTTCGGCAAGTATCCCGAGCTGCTCGACCTGGTCGCCGACATGTCCGACGACCAGATCTGGGCCCTCACCCGCGGCGGGCACGACCCGTCGAAGGTCTACGCCGCGTACCACTCGGCGGTGCACCACACCGACCAGCCGACGGTGATCCTGGCCAAGACGGTCAAGGGCTACGGGATGGGCGAGGCCGGCGAGGGCCAGAACATCACGCACCAGCAGAAGAAGATGGGCGAGGACGTGCTGCGCGCGTTCCGCGACCGCTTCGGCATCGACGTGCCCGACGAGCGCATCGCCGAGGTGCCGTTCGTGAAGCTGCCCGAGGGCAGCCGGGAACAGGCCTACCTGCAGGAGCGGCGGGCCGCGCTGGGCGGCTCGCTGCCCGCCCGCCGCCGGACGTCCCGGCCCCTTCCGGTGCCGGAGCTGTCAGCGTTCGACGCCGTGCTCAAACCCACCGGCGATCGCGAGATCTCCACGACCATGGCGTTCGTCCGGGTCCTGACCACGCTGCTGCGGGACAAGGCGATCGGCCGTCACATCGTGCCGATCGTCCCCGACGAGTCACGCACCTTCGGGATGGAGGGGATGTTCCGCCAGTTCGGGATCTTCTCCCAGGTCGGGCAGCTCTACCAGCCCGAGGACGCGAAGCAGCTGATGTTCTACAAGGAGGACAAGTCCGGCCAGGTCCTCCAGGAGGGGATCAACGAGGCGGGGGCGATGTCCTCCTGGATCGCGGCGGCCACCTCCTACAGCGTGTCCGATACGCCGATGATCCCCTTCTACGTCTACTACTCGATGTTCGGGTTCCAGCGGGTTGGCGACCTGGCCTGGGCGGCAGGCGACTCCCGGGCCCGCGGGTTCCTCGTCGGCGGCACCGCGGGGCGCACCACGCTCAACGGGGAGGGGCTCCAGCACGAGGACGGCCACAGCCACCTGCTGTCGGCCACCATCCCCAACTGCGTCTCCTACGACCCGACCTTCGGCCACGAGGTCGCGGTGATCGTCCAGGACGGCCTGCGGCGCATGTACGCCGAGCAGGAGGACGTCTTCTACTACCTCACCGTCATGAACGAGAACTACCCGCACCCCGGCATGCCGGAGGGCCGGGAGGACGAGGTTCGGGAAGGCATCCTGCGGGGGATGTACCTGTTCCGGGAGGGGCAGGCCGCGAAAAAGGGACGTAAGACGGCCCCGCGGGTACAGCTGCTCGGCAGCGGCACGATCCTGCGCGAGGTGATCGCGGCCGCCGAGCTGCTCGAGCAGGACTTCGGCGTCGCCGCCGACGTCTGGAGCTGCCCCAGCTTCACCGAGCTCGGCCGCGACGGCATCGCCGCGACGCGGTGGAACATGCTGCACCCCACCGAGGAACCGCGGCGGAGCTTCGTCGAAGAGTCGCTCGGCGGGCGCCCGGACGGGCCGGTGGTCGCCGCCACCGACTACATGCGCGCCTATGCCGAGCAGATCCGCCCCGATGTGCAGCGGCGCTACACCGTGCTGGGCACCGACGGATTCGGCCGGTCGGACTACCGGCGCGCCCTGCGCAGCCACTTCGAGGTCGACCGCCACCACGTCGTCCTCGCTGCGCTCTCGTCGCTTGCGGCGGACGGCACCGTCCCGGCGTCCACCGCCGCCGATGCCATCGCCAAGTACGGCATCGACCCGGACAAGACCGAGCCCGCGCGCGCCTGA
- a CDS encoding cation:dicarboxylate symporter family transporter: MSDSATAQHASARRDRTHYLYVAVIVAVVLGIAVGILAPDVGKALKPVGTGFVNLIKMMISPVIFCTIVLGVGSIRQAAKVGKVGGLALLYFIVMSTFALVIGLIVGNLLEPGAGMNLAAIRGNAPAAEAESTTEFLLGIIPTTLVSPLVGESVLQTLFVALLIGFAVQALGQSGQAILRGIKHFERLVFRVLSMIMWLAPIGAFGAIAAVVGETGWAALAALGQIMLAFYITCLIFIVVVLGVILRFGAGMSIFSLIRYLTREYLLIVSTSSSESALPRLIAKMEHLGVSRPVVGITVPTGYSFNLDGTAIYLTMASLFIAEAMGTPLSIGEQISLLLFMIIASKGAAGVTGAGLATLAGGLGAHRPDLVEGVGLIVGIDRFMSEARAVTNFSGNAVATVLIGKWVGEFDPDQANRVLSGEDPFDEMTMIDDEEPPELHERALPGHPVAAHHGEGAHHA; this comes from the coding sequence ATGTCCGATTCAGCCACCGCCCAGCACGCCTCAGCGCGGCGTGATCGCACCCACTACCTCTACGTCGCCGTGATCGTCGCGGTGGTCCTCGGCATCGCCGTCGGCATCCTGGCGCCGGACGTGGGGAAGGCGCTCAAGCCGGTCGGCACCGGGTTCGTCAACCTGATCAAGATGATGATCAGCCCGGTCATCTTCTGCACGATCGTGCTCGGCGTCGGCTCGATCCGCCAGGCGGCGAAGGTCGGCAAGGTCGGCGGGTTGGCGTTGCTCTACTTCATCGTCATGTCGACGTTCGCCCTGGTCATCGGGCTGATCGTCGGCAACCTGCTCGAGCCGGGGGCGGGCATGAACCTCGCCGCGATTCGCGGGAACGCGCCCGCGGCGGAGGCGGAGTCGACCACCGAGTTCCTGCTGGGGATCATCCCGACCACGCTGGTGTCGCCCCTGGTCGGGGAGTCCGTGCTCCAGACCCTGTTCGTGGCGCTGCTCATCGGGTTCGCCGTGCAGGCCCTCGGCCAGTCCGGCCAGGCGATCCTGCGCGGCATCAAGCACTTCGAGCGGCTCGTGTTCCGGGTCCTCTCGATGATCATGTGGCTGGCGCCGATCGGCGCCTTCGGCGCCATCGCGGCGGTGGTCGGCGAGACCGGCTGGGCCGCCCTCGCCGCACTCGGGCAGATCATGCTCGCCTTCTACATCACCTGTCTGATCTTCATCGTCGTCGTCCTCGGCGTGATCCTGCGCTTCGGCGCCGGGATGAGCATCTTCTCGTTGATCCGCTACCTGACCCGCGAGTACCTGCTCATCGTCTCCACCTCGTCGTCGGAGTCGGCGTTGCCGCGGCTGATCGCGAAGATGGAGCACCTCGGCGTCTCCCGGCCGGTCGTCGGCATCACGGTGCCCACCGGCTACTCGTTCAACCTGGACGGGACGGCGATCTACCTCACGATGGCCTCGCTGTTCATCGCCGAGGCGATGGGCACGCCGCTGTCGATCGGCGAGCAGATCTCCCTGCTGCTCTTCATGATCATCGCGTCGAAGGGTGCCGCGGGTGTCACCGGCGCCGGCCTGGCCACCCTCGCGGGCGGTCTCGGCGCCCACCGCCCCGACCTCGTCGAGGGCGTCGGACTGATCGTCGGCATCGACCGGTTCATGTCCGAGGCCCGCGCGGTCACCAACTTCTCCGGCAACGCCGTCGCCACCGTGCTGATCGGCAAGTGGGTCGGCGAGTTCGACCCGGATCAGGCCAACCGCGTGCTCAGCGGCGAGGACCCGTTCGACGAGATGACCATGATCGACGACGAGGAGCCGCCCGAGCTGCACGAACGCGCGCTGCCGGGGCACCCGGTCGCCGCTCATCACGGCGAGGGAGCACACCACGCCTGA
- a CDS encoding alpha/beta fold hydrolase: protein MTSSPPRSHTQHMAFLAGAAAVNAVHSLAEITRASGNLFAGTLAGTATRAAHPVGLVTHGVRWVGTMAQRRQPEWHLPHRTVLRTPFAHVHDFSPAGADHGVVPTLVLPPQAGHSSHVVDFAPGQSQLAVILDAGLTRLYAMEWRAATAETRDVTITDYLDVVDRAIVLAGGRVNLVGDCQGGWLAAIYAALHPERVHTLTLAGAPIDFHAGESVIAASTRVLTHGLGMAPYRALVALNGGNMSGRAVLANFIAMQPQAEIGRQLQLLAHLDDPAHVERYRVFEDWFKHTQDIPGAFYLWLVEHLFHGNELIDGRLIVAGCRADLANITCPLFLLAGARDHITPPPQLFAAADVVGTPPSDVVQRTAEGGHLGLFTGSRALEDDWPVLMADVYAHSTSGLARGA from the coding sequence ATGACCAGCTCCCCTCCGCGCTCCCACACCCAGCACATGGCGTTCCTCGCCGGAGCGGCCGCGGTCAACGCGGTGCACAGCCTCGCCGAGATCACCCGCGCGAGCGGCAACCTGTTCGCGGGCACGCTCGCAGGCACGGCGACCCGCGCCGCCCACCCGGTCGGCCTTGTCACCCACGGCGTCCGGTGGGTGGGCACCATGGCGCAGCGCCGGCAGCCCGAGTGGCACCTGCCGCACCGCACCGTGCTCCGTACGCCGTTCGCGCACGTCCACGACTTCTCGCCCGCAGGCGCCGACCATGGTGTCGTGCCGACGCTCGTGCTGCCCCCGCAGGCCGGCCACTCCTCGCACGTGGTCGACTTCGCTCCCGGCCAGAGCCAGCTCGCCGTGATCCTCGACGCCGGCCTCACCCGGCTGTACGCCATGGAATGGCGGGCCGCCACCGCTGAGACCCGGGATGTGACGATCACCGACTACCTCGATGTCGTGGATCGCGCGATCGTGCTGGCCGGTGGGCGGGTCAACCTCGTCGGCGACTGCCAGGGCGGCTGGCTCGCGGCCATCTACGCCGCGCTGCACCCCGAGCGGGTCCACACGCTGACCCTCGCAGGCGCTCCGATCGACTTCCACGCAGGCGAGTCGGTGATCGCCGCATCCACCAGGGTTCTCACGCATGGGCTGGGCATGGCGCCCTACCGCGCCCTGGTGGCCCTGAACGGCGGCAACATGTCCGGCCGCGCGGTGCTCGCGAACTTCATCGCGATGCAGCCGCAGGCGGAGATCGGGCGCCAGCTGCAGCTGCTCGCGCACCTCGACGACCCCGCGCACGTCGAGCGCTACCGGGTGTTCGAGGACTGGTTCAAGCACACCCAGGACATCCCCGGCGCGTTCTACCTGTGGCTCGTCGAGCACCTGTTCCACGGCAACGAGCTGATCGACGGGCGGCTCATCGTCGCCGGCTGTCGCGCCGATCTCGCGAACATCACCTGCCCGCTGTTCCTGCTCGCCGGCGCCCGTGACCACATCACCCCGCCACCGCAGCTCTTCGCCGCAGCAGATGTGGTGGGCACCCCGCCGAGTGACGTCGTGCAGCGGACCGCGGAGGGCGGGCACCTCGGGCTGTTCACCGGCAGCCGGGCGCTGGAGGACGACTGGCCGGTCCTGATGGCCGACGTGTACGCCCACAGCACCAGCGGGCTGGCGCGCGGGGCCTAG
- a CDS encoding class I SAM-dependent methyltransferase: protein MPGTGSVAPAYSNEAPLYDSRTRGFDTYRRRIVEWLPLQQGDVVLDVGCGTGLCFPFLLERVGPAGAVVGVDASPEMLALAAERASARGWRNVELVESAIEDAELPTVDHALFCAVHDIIQSAAALDHVLAHVRRGVAAGGGKWAPPWAFAVNAGVLALHTPYVRDFAGFDRPWTLLAERVPDLVVNEVAMGGGWDAGGSVYPRVE, encoded by the coding sequence ATGCCCGGGACCGGTTCTGTCGCGCCCGCGTACAGCAATGAGGCTCCGCTCTACGACTCGAGGACGAGGGGGTTCGACACCTACCGGCGGCGCATCGTCGAGTGGCTGCCCCTGCAGCAGGGTGACGTGGTGCTCGACGTCGGTTGCGGCACGGGCCTGTGCTTCCCGTTCCTGCTGGAGCGGGTCGGTCCCGCTGGCGCGGTCGTGGGCGTTGACGCCTCACCGGAGATGCTCGCGCTCGCCGCCGAGCGGGCGTCGGCACGCGGTTGGCGCAACGTGGAGCTCGTCGAATCCGCGATCGAGGACGCCGAGCTGCCGACGGTCGATCATGCCCTGTTCTGCGCCGTGCACGACATCATCCAATCCGCCGCGGCGCTCGATCACGTTCTCGCGCACGTCCGCCGCGGGGTCGCCGCGGGAGGGGGCAAGTGGGCGCCGCCATGGGCGTTCGCCGTGAACGCCGGGGTGCTCGCGCTGCACACCCCGTACGTCCGCGACTTCGCCGGGTTCGACAGGCCGTGGACCCTGCTCGCCGAACGGGTGCCCGACCTCGTGGTGAACGAGGTCGCCATGGGCGGAGGCTGGGATGCCGGTGGGTCCGTCTACCCGCGGGTCGAGTAG